A window of Bacillus sp. DX3.1 genomic DNA:
AGCAATTCATTCTCGAAAAACAAAAGCTTGGGATGCAGTTTCTCTATATAAAACGGGTAATGAGATTGCTTTAATGGCAGAAAGAGTGTATCAAGTGATGATAGAGAAGTATGATCTGTTTGCTGTACATGAGGTACAGTCTTTATTTGATGCACTGCCAATTCATAACCGTCAGGAAATGAACGTGAGTGGTAATGATTTATTAGTTTGGACAGAAAAAACACCAGGCCCATGGGTAGCAGAAGTGTTACAAAAGATTGAGGAAGAAGTATTGTATGGAAGATTAGAGAATGAGAAAGAGAACATAAGGGAGTGGCTACAGCAATGCAATCTACTATGAGAAAACAATTATTACAAATTTTTTCTGAAGCAGATGGCGAATTTGTATCCGGTCAAACAATTAGCGACAAGCTTGGCTGCTCAAGAACTGCAGTTTGGAAGCATATGGAGGATCTTAGAAGTGAGGGATATGAATTAGAAGCTGTTCGTCGCCTTGGATATCGAATTAATAGTAAACCGGATAAAGTAACAGCAAATGAAATTCAATTGGGCTTACAGACAGAATTTATCGGCAGAACCGTTTATTTTGAGGAATCAGTAGAGTCAACGCAGCATATTGCGGCACGGCTTGCATATGAAGGGGCAGCCGAAGGAACAATTGTTGTGGCTGAAGAACAATTGGCCGGTCGCGGTCGCTTAAGCCGAAAGTGGCATTCACCGAAAGGTACGGGAATTTGGATGAGCATTATTTTACGCCCAACAGTTCCGGTTCATCAAGCACCACAGCTTACTTTATTAGCAGCTGTTAGCGTTGCACAAGCAATTGAAAAATGTACAGGTGTGAATGTGGGCATTAAATGGCCAAATGATATTTTAATTCAAGGGAAAAAAGCTGTTGGCATATTAACAGAGATGCAAGCAGATCCAGATAAAATTAATGCTGTCATTATTGGAATTGGCATTAATGTAAATCAAAAACAGGAACATTTTGCTGATGAAATCCAACATATTGCGACTTCTTTAGCAATTGAAGTAGGAAAACCAATCGCTCGAGCAGAGCTTATGCAACATATCTTTTTACAAATGGAAAAGTTGTACCAAGAATATTTGAAAAATGGATTCTCTGTTATTAAACTTCTTTGGGAGAGTTATGCAGTGAGCATTGGAAAAGAAATTACGGCTCGTACGATGAAAGATGCAATTACCGGTGTTGCAAAAGGAATTACAGCGGATGGTGTACTCATGTTAGAAGATCATGAAGGGCATATTCATCATATTCATTCTGCAGATATAGAAATAAAGTAAAAGGAAGCTTCCAAGAAGGGAGCTTCTTTTTACTTTATCCCGCAGTAATACCTCCGTCTCAAAATTCGGCAGGAAGTCAAGAAGTTAGGTGGGGGATAAAGACCTTCCCACTGATAAAAGTCTCACTTCATGAACCATGCGTATATCGTTGTGTGTGCCGGAGCAAATGAAATTTCATATACCGAATTATGAAGGGAATTTATTTTTTCAAAAAAGTGTAGCAATTTCATTTCCGAGTTTGCTATAATTAGTTCGAATATGGGCAGTATCGCACAGAACTGCACCACTATTCATGCAATGAAGAAAAAATAATTTGGATTCTGCCTTGATCCAACAACGGACTGGGACAGAGGGATGAAATTTGCCGACTAACACAACCCTTCTGCCCTTTTATGGCCAGAGGGGTTTTTTATATGATTTCGGCCATCTCCTCTCTCCTGTATAAAGGAGGAGTAATTTTTGAAAACGAGAACAGATTTTTTGAAAATGAAAGAGAAAGGTGAGCCGATTACGATGCTTACTGCGTATGATTATCCATCTGCTAAGTTAGCGGAAGAAGCTGAAATCGATATGATTTTAGTAGGGGATTCACTCGGAATGGTTGTACTTGGGTATGATTCTACAATTCCGGTAACGGTAGATGATATGATCCACCATACGAAAGCAGTGCGCCGCGGAGCGAAGGAAACTTTTATTGTAACAGATATGCCGTTTATGTCTTATCACGTATCTCTGCAAGAAACGATGCATAATGCTCGTCGCATTGTGCAAGAGAGCGGAGCACATGCAGTGAAAGTAGAAGGTGCTGATGAGGTAGTATCTATTATTCGTTTCTTAACGAATGCAGGAATTCCAGTTGTGGCTCATCTTGGTTTAACACCACAATCTGTTGGTGTACTAGGTGGCTATAAAGTGCAAGGAAAAGATGCTAAAAGCGCGAACAGATTGTTAGAAGATGCAAAAAAATGCGAAGAGGCTGGAGCGATTGCTCTTGTATTAGAATGTGTGCCAATGCAACTAGCTGAGCTTGTATCACAGCAACTAACGATTCCGACAATCGGCATAGGTGCTGGAGCGAAAGTAGATGGTCAAGTGCTTGTTTATCATGATCTCATTTCGTATGGGGTAACGCGTGTTCCGAAATTTGTGAAGCAATATACGTCTGTCCAAGAAGAAATTGTACGTGGAATCTCACAATATGTGACTGAAGTGAAAACGGGACAATTTCCAGGGAAAGAACATTCGTTCACAATGAAAGAGGAAGAATGCTTAGCGTTATACGGAGGGAAACAGTGATGAGAATTATTACAACAGTGCAAGAGATGCAGCAAATTGCTGGAGAGATTCGTGCGAGAGGTAAACAAATTGGATTTGTTCCAACGATGGGTTATTTACATGAAGGGCATGGGGCCTTATTACGTCAAGCAAGACAAGAGAATGAAATTGTTATTTTAAGTGTATTTGTGAATCCATTGCAATTTGGACCGAATGAAGATTTAGATCGTTATCCGCGTGATATTGGGCGAGATGAGAAGATAGCGGTAGAAACAGGCGCTGACTACTTATTTTATCCGAGCGTAGAGGAAATGTATCCCGCAGAGCAAACAACAAAAATTGAAGTTGTGAAGCGGACAGATGTATTATGCGGAAAGCAGCGTCCAGTCCATTTTGCTGGTGTTGCGACAGTATTAATGAAGCTTTTTAATGTAACAATGCCAAACCGCGCTTATTTCGGTATGAAAGATGCCCAGCAAGTTGCCGTAATTGAAGGATTCGTGAGTGATTTTAATATTCCGACTACGATTGTACCTGTCGATATTGTCCGAGAAGAGGATGGATTAGCAAGAAGTTCTCGTAATGTGTATTTATCAGAAAGAGAACGTCAAGAAGCGCCTTATTTATACCATAGTTTATGTATGGCAAAAGAACGTATTGAAGCAGGGGAACGTAATCCAAGAATGATTACAAGTCTTGTGAAAGAATATATCGAAGTAAATACGCAAGGTATCGTCGATTATGTAGATGTATATGCGTATCCAAACTTGACGGGAATTGAGACAATCCAAGGACGCATCATTATTGCGATTGCAGTGAAGTTTGAAAATGCACGATTAATTGACAATATTACATTAACGGTTGAATAAGGGGGAGCATCGATGTTTCGCACAATGATGAGAGCGAAGTTACACCGCGCGACTGTAACGGAAGCAAATTTAAATTATGTAGGTAGTATTACAATTGATGAAGATTTAATGGATGCAGTAGAAATTGTAGAAAATGAAAAAGTACAAATTGTTAATAATAATAATGGAGCTCGTTTAGAGACATATGTTATTAAAGGAGAGCGTGGTAGTGGTGTTGTTTGTTTAAACGGTGCAGCGGCCAGACTGGTTCAACCAGGTGATAAAGTTATTATTATTTGCTACGGTCTTGTAGCAGCAGAAGAGGTATGCAAGCAAGTACCGAAAATTGCAGTGTTAGATGATAATAATCAGATTATTGAAATGTTGGGTGCTGAAAAAGCTGGTACGATTTTATAAGTAAAAAAAGCTATCTCTTCACGGGGATAGCTTTTTTTGTTTCTTTTCATTAAGATGATAAAAAACGTGGTATAGTAACAATATATGAATTTCTGTTGTTTGAAAGGTAAGAAATTGAGGTGTTACATATGAATAAGCGTTATGTCGTTGTTGATTTGGAAACGACAGGGAACTCCTGGAAAGATGGGAAGGACAAAATTACACAAATTGCAGCTGTTGTAGTGGAAGATGGAGAAATCTTGGAAATTTTTTCGTCTTTTGTCAACCCAAAGAGAGAGATTCCCCCATTTATTACAGAACTAACAGGGATCGATGAAGATCTCGTGAAACAAGCCCCGCTATTTCGCGATGTAGCGCCGATGATTGTTGAACTATTACAAGGTGCTTATTTTGTTGCACATAACGTTCACTTTGATTGGAATTTTCTAAAAGACGAATTAAAGCAGGCTGGATATCCAGAAGTAAACTGCCCTAAAATTGATACAGTTGAACTGGCACAAGTTATTTTGCCAACCGCTGATAGCTATAAATTACGTGATTTAGCAAAAAAATATGAATTGGAACATGATCAACCACATCGTGCAGATAGTGATGCTCTTGTTACAGCGGAATTATTTTTACAATTTCTAGACAAATTAAAGCAGTTCCCGCTTGTTACATTGCAATCCTTGTATGAACTAAGTGATGTGTTTCAAAGTAATATAGGCGATATTATTTCAGAGAATATTTTAAAGAAAATGATGCATGGCAAAGAAGATGTAAAGAAATACGATATACACCGAAATCTTGCACTTCGAAAACGAAATTACACATTAGCAATGGGAGACGATTGTTCATCTAAATTTGATGCCTTTCTACATAAAGCGATGGAGCAGCTTGCGCAAACGATGTCATCGTTTGAAAAAAGAGAAGGACAGCAGCAAATGATGACGGAAGTATATACGGCGTTAAGAGACTCTCGTTTTTCTTTAATTGAAGCGGGAACAGGTACAGGAAAGACGCTTGCCTATTTACTACCAAGCGTGTATTATGCGAAGAAAACAGAAAAACCTATCGTAATTAGTACACAAACTGTACAGCTTCAACAACAAATGCTTGAAAATGAAATTCCTTTATTACGAAACATATTGCCGTTTCCGTTTGAAGTGGCTCTCTTAAAAGGTAGAAAGCATTATCTTTGTTTACATAAATTTGAACATGCACTGCAAGAAGAAGAGAGGAATTATGATGTTGCGATCACGAAAGCAAAAATTTTAGTATGGCTGCTTCAAACAGAATCGGGTGATCGAGATGAGCTCAATATTCCAGAAGGTGGAAAGTTACTATGGGAGCGTATTTGTAGTGACGTATACAGTCCAGGTGGAATGCAGAGTAATTGGTTTAGCCGCTGTTTTTATCAACGTGCAAAAAATAAAGCATTATTTGCAGATATTGTGATTACAAATCATTCTTTATTATTTCAAGACTTTGTTAGTGAAGAGCCACTCTTGGCATCGTGCGAACATATTATTTTTGATGAGGCACATCATCTTGAAGAAACAGCAAGCAGAACACTTGGTGAACAGTTTTCATGCATGTATTTTCAACTTGTTTTATCACGTCTAGGTACGTTAGAAACAGATGATGTGTTGGCGAAAGTGTATGAGATGATGAAAAAATCACAATATGCATCACGTTCAACTTTTCGAATGCTGAGCCATAGGCTGAAAGAAATTAAATTTGATGCCGATGAATTATTTCAAATGATACGTACATTTATATTCCAACAAACAAAGCAAGAACAAGGAGCGAGCAATATGCCGCTCGTTTATCGATACGATGCGAAACAAGAAAGAGGAAAGCTATGGAGTAGCATTGTTGAGCTAACCAATCGCTTTGTATACGAATTAAGAAAATTACTTACTTTGTTAGAGAAACAAGCTGATGTACTGCAAAATCAAATGGAGTGGGAGATGCATATTGTTACAGGAGAGTTTATGCATCTGATTGAGTTGTTAAGGAAAATGGCTGATTCGCTTCAGTTGCTTATTTTAGAACAAACATCTTATGTAACATGGATGGAGACGGAAACGAAAGGTACGATTCATTCAACCGTATTATATGCGCAGCCCGTCCATATAGCAGAAAAGTTTGCCGATGAGTTTCTAACAGGGAAACAAAGTGTAATCTTCACGTCAGCGACGTTAACTGTAAATAATACATTCGACTATATAAAAGAAGAACTAGGACTACATGACTTCGCACCAGATACATTCACAGTGCCGTCGCCATTTCATTATGAGAAGCAAGTAAAATTAATGGTTTCAACTGACGTTCCTCTTATTAAGCAAGTAAGTGAGAAAGAGTATGTAAACGAAATGTCGCAGCATATTATGAAAATTGCGAAATCTACAAATGGGAGAATGCTTGTTTTATTTACATCGTATGAAATGTTAAAAGAAACATATGCAAATTTAAAACAAGAAGATGAATTAGAAGATTTTTTATTGCTTACACAAAGTGTTCATAATCGTAGTCGCAGCCGCTTAGTTAGGAAATTTCAAGAGTTTGAAAAGGCAATTCTTTTAGGAACAAGTAGTTTTTGGGAAGGGATTGATATTCCAGGTGATGCGTTAAGTTGTCTCGTTATTGTTCGATTGCCGTTTACACCTCCTAGTCAGCCGATGATGCAAGCGAAAAGTGAATGGATGAAAGAAAAAGGAGAAGATGTATTTACAAAGCTTGCACTTCCGCAAGCAATCCTTCGCTTTAAACAGGGATTTGGCCGATTGATTCGTACAACGACGGATACAGGAACAGTATTTGTGTTAGACCGTCGTTTAACCACAGCCTTTTATGGAAAACGATTTCTTCAGTCTATTCCTAATGTTCCTCTTTATGAGGGACCATTAGAAGAGCTTTTGCAGAAATTAGAATAGAGTAAAAATATACGCCTGAAGTACATGGTACTTCAGGCGTAAAATGTGGGTAGGAGGAATTTTATTTTTCTTACATCATGTATACAAATGTATTGCTTTTCAATTTGAAACCTTTTTTTGCTGTACATGTCCTGCTATAATAGATGGGTGATGAAGCAGGGGTTGTAAAGAATGTACTCTTATTGTAACCGTATTGCGTTCTTCTATAATTAGAAATTTTTGTGTAACGGAGGAGTTTTCATGGAGAAGAAAATCGAAGTGCTATCAACAACGCGTATTAAATATACGTCCGATTTGTATAAAATTGTTGATAGTTTAAATCGCACTTTAAAAGAGCAGGACCTCATGTTCGGGTTGGCATTAGACGAAAACGAAAAAGAAACAGCAGTATTTACGATATACAGAACGTAGTGATACAATGAAAAAGTGGATCTTTGCCATCATTATCGTTATCGTTGCAATTGGGTTATATGGGGTGCATATTTATAATACGACGATGGAGAAAAAAATTCCAAAAGAGTCGAAAACTATTGAGATGGCAAAGGAAAAAGCCAAGCTCACAAAAGTAGAAAAAGTCGACTACTATAACGGAAAATCTTCATATGCAGTCGTACAAGGTGTGGATGAAAAAGGAGAACAAACAATCGTTTGGGTACCTGAGAAAAAAGGAAATGTCCTAGTGCGGAAAAAAAGCGAAGGAATTTCCGAAAAGAAAGCAATACAAATTGTGGCTAGTGAACGCAAGCCAAAAGAATTTGTAAAGGTTAAATTAGGTGCTGAAAACGATGTTCCATTGTGGGAAATTACATATATTGATCAAGAAGGTCGTTATACGTATTATTATCTAGAATTTCAAGATGGGAAATATGCTGGTTATTACAGCATTGAAAAATAGATGCAGGGGGAAACCACAAATGAAATTAGCAAAGCGAGTAGCTGCTTTAACACCGTCTTCAACTTTAGAAATTACAGCAAAGGCCCAAGCATTAAAAGCAGAAGGCCATGACGTAATCGGACTAGGAGCCGGAGAACCGGACTTTAATACGCCGGAGCATATTATGAATGCCGCACATCAAGCGATGTTAGAAGGGCATACAAAATATACGCCAACAGGCGGATTAGTGACGCTAAAACAAGAAATTGCGAAAAAGTTTACTCGTGATCAAGGGTTAGCGTACGACTCTAGTGAAATTATTGTATGTAATGGAGCAAAACATGCTTTATATACATTGTTTCAAGTGTTACTTGACGAAGGAGACGAAGTTATCATTCCAACTCCTTATTGGGTAAGTTATCCTGAACAAGTGAAGCTTGCTGGTGGTGAGCCTGTATATGTAGAAGGCTTAGAAGACAATCAATACAAAATTACACCAGAGCAGCTACGCGGGGCAATTACGGAGAAAACGAAAGCTGTTATTATTAATTCGCCGAGCAATCCAACAGGAATGATCTACAGCAAAGAAGAATTACAACAGCTTGGAGAAGTATGTTTAGAACACGACATTTTAATCGTTTCTGATGAAATCTATGAGAAATTGGTTTATGGCGAAACCGAGTATACATCCATTGCTCAGCTTTCTAATGCATTAAAAGAACAGACAATTATTATTAACGGTGTATCTAAATCGCATTCTATGACAGGATGGCGCATTGGCTATGCAGCAGGTAATAAACAGCTTATTAAAGCGATGACGAACTTAGCAAGTCATAGTACATCAAACCCAACTTCAATTGCACAATACGGAGCAATTGCTGCATATGCCGGTTCACAAGAACCTGTCGAAATGATGCGTCAAGCGTTTGAAGAGCGATTAAATATCATCTATGATAAACTGATTCAAATCCCAGGTTTCACTTGTATTAAACCACAAGGGGCATTTTATCTGTTCCCGAACGTAAAAGAAGCTGTTACATTAGCTGGTTACGATACAGTTGATGAATGGGCAAAAGCGTTACTAGAAGAAGAAAAAGTGGCGCTTGTGCCAGGAACAGGATTTGGTGCGCCAAACAATGTTCGCTTATCTTATGCAACATCTCTTGAGCAATTAGAGAAAGCATTAGAGCGAATTAATGCGTTTATGAACGATAAAGTGCAAGCTTAAAAGTAATTGTGAACAAATGAAGATGACCTCCCTATCTATAGGGAGGTTTTTTGACGAATTGTGGCAAAAAGAAATGCTAACAGGTGTGTTATACTAGAAATCGAGGTGTTGAAACATGAAGAAGAAAATGATGCTACAATGGTTTGAGCAGGGAAGTATTGCTATTCCAAAGTTGCTTATGATGCATTATAAAAAACTTGGTTTAAATGAGATAGAGTTTATGGTAGTGCTCCATGTGCATACTTTTTTAGAAGCTGGGAATTCTTTTCCAACTCCAGCGGAAATTGCGGAGCGTATGACAATTACAGAAATGAAGAGTATGGAAATCATTCAAGTATTAATTCAAAAAGGATTTTTAGCACTAGAAGGCGGTCAGAAATCCGAAGCTGGTATATGTGAGAGTTATTCTTTACAGCCGCTTTGGGAAAAAATATTACATTTTTTAATGAATGAAAGCATTGAGGAAGAACAAAAAGAACAAAAGGAACTACAAGTAAATTTATATACAATTTTTGAACATGAATTTGGCAGACCGCTATCTCCGTTTGAGTGTGAGACGTTAGCAATGTGGCAAGATCAAGATCAACATCATCCCAATCTAATCCAAGCAGCTCTTCGTGAAGCGGTGATGAGTGGGAAACTTAACTTTCGGTATATTGATCGAATCTTGTTTGAATGGAAAAAGAATGGAATTAAGACTGTTGATCAAGCGCAAGATCAAGGACGGAAATTTAGAGCAAATCAACAGCGAACACAGCAAGTATCGAAACAAGAGACAAAATATACAGGGAAAGTCCCTTTTTATAATTGGTTAGAGCAGTAATATAGGAGGACAGGCATGTTAAATAAGACACAAATTCGTCATTGCTTAGATACAATGGCAGAGATGTATCCGGAAGCACATTGTGAATTAAATCATGAAAATCCATTTGAACTTGTCATTGCCGTAGCCTTATCTGCACAATGTACAGATGTACTTGTAAATAAGGTAACGAAGAGTTTATTTCAAAAATATAAGACGCCTGAAGATTATTTAAGCGTTTCGTTAGAAGAATTGCAGCAGGATATCCGTTCAATCGGATTGTACCGAAATAAAGCAAAAAATATTCAAAAGCTATGTCGGATGCTACTTGATGATTATGATGGAGAGGTACCACAAGATAGAGATGAATTAATAAATCTACCAGGTGTCGGCAGAAAAACGGCAAATGTAGTTGTTTCCGTAGCATTTGGCATCCCAGCTATCGCTGTTGATACACATGTGGAACGGGTGAGCAAGCGTCTTGCAATTTGTCGCTGGAAAGATTCTGTATCAGAAGTAGAGAAAACATTAATGAAGAAAGTACCAATGGAAGAGTGGGGTGTTACGCATCACCGTATGATTTTCTTTGGTCGTTATCATTGCAAAGCGCAGCGTCCGCAATGTGAAGAGTGTCGGTTATTAGAAGTATGTCGTGAAGGCAAGAAGCGGATGAAGGGGAAATGAAGGAATGAAACAAGTATTACAAATACCAGATGAATTTCAATGTATTCCTTTTTTTGAAAGTGATGTAAAGAAGATAGAATATGATACAGATCAATCTTTTGTAGAGTTGTTAGAAAGTACTTATTTTTTATTTGATATAGAGAAGCAATATAAGCCGTGGAGTGAAATAGAAACGAGTATTCCGGCGGTGTTAGATGTGTGGAAAGCGAAGAAAGAGGATATTTCTATACTTTTTCGAAATCGAAAGCGGAAAGAAGCAAAAGAACCGATGATTCAGTTTGCTGCACATTTAGTATCAATTCTGCACTGGTTGAATGGACAGCTAGTACCAGGAATGAAAGAGATTGAGAAAGAAATTGAAAAGTTAAAGATAAAGCCTGTTAATTTTAGGGAACGCTATTTATTTATTACAGCGCAACCAGATCATTATCATTCCTTTATTCAAATTACGCAGTTGTATGAAGAAATTGAAAAGCTCTATGTAAAAGCATTACTAATAAAAAAGAAGTCACCGTCTCGCTAGGAGAGGGTGACTTCTTTTTTATTGTTGTGGTACCGGATTTGGAGGCTGTACCTCACCCTCACCTGGTGGAGGCTTTACCTCACCTGGCGGAGGCTTTACCTCACCTGGTGGTGGGTTAGATCCACCACCAGGCTGTCCTGTAGCCGGTTTATCTGGTTGATCCGGTTTATTATCTGGTTGGTCCGGTTTATTATCTGGTTGGTCCGGTTTATCCGGTTTTTGCTGTTCTTGTTTGTCCTTTTCTTCTTCAGCTTTTTTCTTAGCTTCTTCTTCTTGTTGTTTGCGCTTTTCTTCTTCAGCTTTTTTCTTAGCTTCTTCATTTTGTTTGCGTTTTTCTTCTTCGGCTTTTTTCTTATCGTCTGTACTCTCGCCCGGAATGGTGATGGATGCACCTGCTGCATCACTTATTCCATTCCCTTTTTTCGCTACTACAGAGAAGCTGTAAGTTACGCCGGGTTTAACACCGCCAAGTGAGGCACTTGTACCGCTCACGGATAAACCACCGCTAGAGCCATCGCTTCCTTTATAGCTTGCAGAATACGAAACGCCTGAAGGTCCAGACCATTGTAATGTAATGGTATTAGATGCTTGATCGTAAGCAGGCTTTAAGCCAGTAGGTGGAGCTACTTCTGTTTTCTTTACAGCATCTTTTTTTACACCTTTAATATATAGTTCATCATTGTCACGATATACTGTATTTGGCATTTCAAAACGGGCGTTATCTGTTGCCAACTCGCTCATCATTGCTTTAAACATACGTGGAGCAATTTGAGTTGAGTTGGCCCCAACATAATTTTCAGGACTATCTTTTTCATATCCTGTCCAAACAGCCATCGTATATTGTGGTGTATAGCCAGCAAACCAACTGTCACGGTTCGCAGAAGCTGGAATATTATGTTTCTGTAATGTTGGTGCATCATAGTTTGTTGTACCTGTTTTACCAGCGATATCGAGAGAACCAATGTTTGCTGTTTTACCGGTACCAGATTGAACGACCGTGCGAAGCATATCAGTTATCATATATGCAGTGTAATCTTTCATAACGCGTTTTTCTTTTGGTGTAAAGCTATGTTCTTTTCCGTCAGGATAAACCACTTTTGTTACGAAGTGAGGTTTATTGTAAACACCGCCATTACCGAAAGAAGCATATGCACCAGCAACTGCTAACGGAGAGGATTCATTTGTACCAATTGCACTTGATTCTACCGCACCATCTTTACCGAATGTAAGGCCAAGTTCTTGTGCAAAACCTTGTGCTTTTGATAAACCAACTTCTTGTGCTGTTTTGATAGCAGGTACGTTTTTAGACCATTGCAGCGCGTAACGCATTGACATTGGTCCTTCATATCGACCGTTCGCATTTCTAATTGTTTGGCCAGTTGAATATTTATATTCTGAATCATCTACTTGATGATAAGTAGACCATTTTAAATATTCAATAGCTGGAGCATAGTCAAAGATTGGCTTCATTGTAGAACCAACAGCACGTTCTAAATCCACAGCCATGTTATGACCTTTAAATGTTGCTTTTTTTTCTCCGCGACCACTACCAATTGCACGAACTTCTCCAGAAGCTGTATCCATAAAGACAAATGCACCTTGGAATTCATCATTTGGATAGTTCACGAGTTCACCGGTATTCATGATCTTATCTGCATGGTCTTGGGCTTTCGTATCTAACGTTGTATAAATAGAAAGACCATCAGATCCAATATTGACATCTTCTATTTCAGCTTCAATTTCTTGTACAACAGCATCAAGGAATCCCTGATATGGCATTTCTGTTGCTTCTTTAGATGGTAGAAGTCCTTCTGTTACAGGAATGTTCATTGCTTCTTCCATTTCTTGCTTCGTAATGAAGTTGTGTCGATTCATTAACGTTAGTACAATGTTACGACGTTTTGTTGCGTCGTCGACGTTTTCGGGTTTTGTTGGGTCATATTTGTTTGGGCCTTGTGGTAGACCAGCAAGCATAGCAGCTTCATGTAATTTTAAATCTTTTAAATCTTTTCCATAATAGTTTTTTGCAGCTGTTGCAACCCCATAAGAACGGTTACCAAGGTTGATTTTGTTTAAGTACATTTCTAAAATTTCATGTTTTGAATATTGTTGCTCTAGCTTATAAGCTAAATACCATTCTTGTACTTTACGTTTTGATGTTTTTTCAAACGTTAGGAAATAGTTTTTGATTACTTGTTGAGTAATCGTACTACCACCTTGCTTAGAATCACTTGTAAAGTTTTCAAAAATTGCTTTTCCGGTCCGTTTAAAGTCAATGCCGTCATGGGTATAGAAACGAGCATCTTCCGTTGCAAGAAATGCACTTTCTACTACCTTTGGAATTTGATCGTAAGTGACATTCGTTCGCTTTTCGGCCCCATATTCATAAATAAATTTCCCATCTTTATCATAAAACTTTGTTGATAATGGGTTGACAAGTTTTGCTTTATCTAGCTTTGGAGCATCTTTCACCATCACAAAGAAAGCGGAAACTCCAGCAACAAGACCAACAATGCCAATTAATAAGCAAGCAATTAAAAATTTCTTAAAAAAGGAACCCTTTTTCTTTGGCTTCTCCGTTTTATGTGTTTCTTGCTTTTGATTTTGTGCATGTTTTCGTTCTGTACGAGAACGATAATTTTCTGACATTATACTTTCTCCTACCTTTCATTTTCTCCCCAAAAGTCGAAAAAAGAGCCTTATTGTTGACTTTATCACGAAAAATAAACCATGTCTAGTACGCGAATATAATCGATTCGAGGGTGATAACCGCATGATAATAAGGATCCGTGCTCTTCGATTTCTTGTTTTGTAATCGATTTGCGTCCACCGGCATCTTGGCGATTCCAAAATGAAATAACATGTTTTGCATCGAGTAAATAAAATTCATCATAAAGCGTAAATTTAATAATAACAAATGCAATTCCATTATGAGCTACTACTTGTTTCATATGTTCAATTTGATGAAGATGGAAGTTTTGCAACGGAAAACTTGTTTTATTTTTGGTTTCTTTCGCCTCAAAGTCAATGTACCGTCCTTTGTATACACCGTTGTAGTCCGTTGTAGATGG
This region includes:
- a CDS encoding YpmA family protein, with the protein product MEKKIEVLSTTRIKYTSDLYKIVDSLNRTLKEQDLMFGLALDENEKETAVFTIYRT
- a CDS encoding DUF5590 domain-containing protein, with protein sequence MKKWIFAIIIVIVAIGLYGVHIYNTTMEKKIPKESKTIEMAKEKAKLTKVEKVDYYNGKSSYAVVQGVDEKGEQTIVWVPEKKGNVLVRKKSEGISEKKAIQIVASERKPKEFVKVKLGAENDVPLWEITYIDQEGRYTYYYLEFQDGKYAGYYSIEK
- a CDS encoding pyridoxal phosphate-dependent aminotransferase — protein: MKLAKRVAALTPSSTLEITAKAQALKAEGHDVIGLGAGEPDFNTPEHIMNAAHQAMLEGHTKYTPTGGLVTLKQEIAKKFTRDQGLAYDSSEIIVCNGAKHALYTLFQVLLDEGDEVIIPTPYWVSYPEQVKLAGGEPVYVEGLEDNQYKITPEQLRGAITEKTKAVIINSPSNPTGMIYSKEELQQLGEVCLEHDILIVSDEIYEKLVYGETEYTSIAQLSNALKEQTIIINGVSKSHSMTGWRIGYAAGNKQLIKAMTNLASHSTSNPTSIAQYGAIAAYAGSQEPVEMMRQAFEERLNIIYDKLIQIPGFTCIKPQGAFYLFPNVKEAVTLAGYDTVDEWAKALLEEEKVALVPGTGFGAPNNVRLSYATSLEQLEKALERINAFMNDKVQA
- the dnaD gene encoding DNA replication protein DnaD; this encodes MKKKMMLQWFEQGSIAIPKLLMMHYKKLGLNEIEFMVVLHVHTFLEAGNSFPTPAEIAERMTITEMKSMEIIQVLIQKGFLALEGGQKSEAGICESYSLQPLWEKILHFLMNESIEEEQKEQKELQVNLYTIFEHEFGRPLSPFECETLAMWQDQDQHHPNLIQAALREAVMSGKLNFRYIDRILFEWKKNGIKTVDQAQDQGRKFRANQQRTQQVSKQETKYTGKVPFYNWLEQ
- the nth gene encoding endonuclease III; this translates as MLNKTQIRHCLDTMAEMYPEAHCELNHENPFELVIAVALSAQCTDVLVNKVTKSLFQKYKTPEDYLSVSLEELQQDIRSIGLYRNKAKNIQKLCRMLLDDYDGEVPQDRDELINLPGVGRKTANVVVSVAFGIPAIAVDTHVERVSKRLAICRWKDSVSEVEKTLMKKVPMEEWGVTHHRMIFFGRYHCKAQRPQCEECRLLEVCREGKKRMKGK
- a CDS encoding YpoC family protein — protein: MKQVLQIPDEFQCIPFFESDVKKIEYDTDQSFVELLESTYFLFDIEKQYKPWSEIETSIPAVLDVWKAKKEDISILFRNRKRKEAKEPMIQFAAHLVSILHWLNGQLVPGMKEIEKEIEKLKIKPVNFRERYLFITAQPDHYHSFIQITQLYEEIEKLYVKALLIKKKSPSR